Proteins encoded together in one Rana temporaria chromosome 6, aRanTem1.1, whole genome shotgun sequence window:
- the LOC120943800 gene encoding gamma-crystallin-3-like, with protein sequence MGKILFYEDRNFQGRCYECSTDCSDMTTYFNRCNSIRVDSGNWILYEHPNYRGYQYYLWKGEYPDFQKWLGFNDSIKSCRLAPLHRGPFKVKIYERGDFRGHMMEFSEDCPQVYEKFRYHDINSCQVLDGHWMFYEEPNYRGRQYYLRPGEYSRCSDWGGVNSRISSFRRVYYLM encoded by the exons ATGGGAAAG ATCTTATTCTATGAGGACAGGAACTTTCAGGGTCGCTGCTATGAATGCAGCACAGACTGTTCCGATATGACCACCTATTTTAACCGCTGCAACTCTATCCGTGTAGACAGTGGAAACTGGATCCTCTACGAACATCCTAATTACAGAGGTTACCAGTACTACCTTTGGAAGGGAGAATATCCTGATTTCCAGAAATGGCTGGGATTCAATGATTCCATTAAATCTTGCCGGTTGGCTCCCCTT CATCGTGGTCCATTTAAAGTGAAAATCTATGAAAGAGGAGACTTTCGAGGTCATATGATGGAATTCAGTGAGGATTGTCCTCAAGTCTATGAGAAATTCCGTTATCATGATATCAATTCATGTCAGGTCCTTGATGGCCATTGGATGTTCTATGAGGAGCCTAACTATAGAGGACGTCAGTACTACTTGAGACCTGGAGAATACAGCAGATGCTCTGACTGGGGAGGTGTCAACTCCAGAATCAGTTCCTTCAGACGAGTTTATTATCTGATGTAA
- the LOC120943801 gene encoding gamma-crystallin 1-like yields MVKIIFYEDKNFQGRSYECNSECPDLSLYFRRCNSIRVESGNWILYEHANYRGHQYFLHRGEYPDFQQWMGYNDSIRSCRLSPQHEGSFRIRIYEKEDFRGQMMEFTEDCSNVYERFRYQEIHSAHVQDGYWMFYEEPNYRGRQFYLKPGEYRRFSEWGATQPRIGSFRRVQILPLK; encoded by the exons ATGGTAAAG ATCATCTTCTACGAGGACAAGAACTTTCAGGGTCGCTCCTATGAGTGTAACTCTGAATGCCCAGACTTGTCCTTATACTTCAGACGCTGCAACTCCATCCGTGTTGAAAGTGGAAACTGGATCCTCTATGAACATGCCAACTACAGAGGACACCAGTATTTCCTTCACAGGGGAGAATATCCTGACTTCCAGCAATGGATGGGCTACAATGACTCCATTAGATCTTGTCGTCTAAGCCCCCAG CATGAAGGTTCATTCAGAATCAGGATCTATGAGAAAGAAGACTTCAGGGGTCAGATGATGGAATTCACTGAAGATTGTTCTAATGTCTATGAGAGATTCCGTTACCAGGAAATCCATTCTGCCCATGTACAAGATGGGTACTGGATGTTCTATGAGGAGCCCAACTACAGAGGACGTCAGTTTTACCTGAAACCTGGAGAGTATAGAAGATTTTCAGAATGGGGTGCTACTCAGCCAAGAATTGGCTCTTTCAGACGTGTTCAAATTCTTccattaaaataa